From the genome of Chroicocephalus ridibundus chromosome 1, bChrRid1.1, whole genome shotgun sequence, one region includes:
- the TAGLN3 gene encoding transgelin-3, protein MANRGPSYGLSREVQEKIEQKYDPELESRLVNWIIVQCGEQIEHPPPGRQHFQTWLMDGTLLCKLINSLHPKGNEPIAKISESKMAFKQMEQISQFLKAAEIYGVRTTDIFQTVDLWEGKDMAAVQRTLMALGSLAVTKDDGCYKGDPSWFHRKAQQNRRGFSEEQLRQGQNVIGLQMGSNKGASQSGMTGYGMPRQII, encoded by the exons ATGGCTAACAGAGGACCAAGCTATGGCTTAAGCCGAGAAGTTCAGGAAAAGATTGAACAGAAATATGACCCGGAATTAGAGTCTAGGCTGGTAAACTGGATTATTGTACAGTGTGGAGAACAGATAGAACACCCTCCGCCTGGAAGGCAACATTTTCAGACCTGGCTGATGGATGGAACG CTGTTATGCAAGTTAATAAACAGTTTACATCCAAAGGGAAATGAGCCCATTGCAAAGATCTCTGAATCGAAAATGGCTTTCAAGCAGATGGAACAAATTTCTCAGTTCTTAAAAGCTGCTGAAATCTACGGAGTAAGGACAACAGATATTTTCCAGACAGTGGATTTATGGGaag GGAAGGACATGGCAGCAGTGCAGAGAACCTTAATGGCTCTAGGCAGTTTGGCAGTCACTAAGGACGACGGCTGCTACAAAGGGGATCCTTCCTGGTTTCACAG GAAAGCACAGCAGAATCGACGAGGATTTTCAGAAGAGCAACTTCGTCAGGGACAGAACGTAATAGGCCTTCAGATGGGCAGCAACAAAGGAGCATCACAGTCGGGTATGACAGGCTACGGGATGCCAAGGCAGATTATCTAA